In Melitaea cinxia chromosome 4, ilMelCinx1.1, whole genome shotgun sequence, a single genomic region encodes these proteins:
- the LOC123670353 gene encoding troponin T isoform X5, whose translation MSDEEEYSAEDPEFIKRQDQKRSDLDEQLKDYINEWRKQRAKEEDELKRLKEKQAKRKVSRAEEEKRLAQKKKEEEERRIREIEEKKQRDIEEKRQRLEEAEKKRQAMLQAMKDASKTGPNFTIQKKNENFGLSNAQLERNKTKEQLEEEKKISLSIRIKPLNIEGLSVDKLRQKAVELWDCIVKLETEKYDLEERQKRQDYDLKELKERQKQQLRHKALKKGLDPEALTGKHPPKIQVASKYERRVDTRSYDDKKKLFEGGYDTIAAEVLEKTWKERMDEFMNRTRTRLPKWFGERPGKKKGEPESPEGEEDVKAEVEDDEEPAFEPEPEEEEVEEVEEVEEEEEEEEEEEEEEEEEEE comes from the exons ATGTCTGACGAGGAGGAATACTC gGCTGAGGACCCAGAATTCATCAAG CGTCAAGACCAGAAGCGGTCGGACTTGGACGAACAACTGAAGGACTACATCAACGAATGGCGTAAACAGCGGGCCAAGGAAGAAGATGAGCTCAAACGCCTCAAGGAGAAGCAGGCCAAGCGCAAG GTATCTCGCGCTGAGGAAGAGAAGCGCCTCGCTCAGAAGAAGaaggaagaagaagaaagaaggaTCCGTGAGATTGAGGAGAAGAAACAACGTGACATCGAAGAGAAGAGGCAGCGGCTCGAGGAAGCCGAAAAGAAGCGCCAGGCTATGCTCCAGGCCATGAAAGATGCAAGCAAAACCGGACCTAACTTCACTATCCAAAAGAAGAATGAAAAC TTCGGCCTTAGCAATGCTCAACTCGAGCGCAACAAGACTAAGGAGCAACTTGAGGAGGAAAAGAAGATCTCACTGTCCATCCGTATCAAGCCCCTTAACATTGAAGGTCTCTCTGTGGACAAACTCAGACAGAAGGCCGTCGAATTATGGGACTGCATTGTCAAACTCGAGACAGAGAAATACGATCTCGAAGAGAGACAAAAGAGACAGGACTACGAC TTAAAAGAGCTCAAAGAAAGACAGAAACAACAGTTGAGGCACAAGGCCCTCAAGAAAGGTCTCGACCCCGAGGCGTTAACAGGCAAGCACCCT CCCAAAATCCAAGTTGCGTCCAAGTATGAGCGACGCGTCGACACACGTTCCTACGACGACAAAAAGAAACTGTTCGAGGGT GGTTACGATACTATAGCAGCTGAGGTTTTGGAAAAGACATGGAAAGAGAGGATGGACGAGTTCATGAACCGCACGAGAA CGAGATTGCCTAAGTGGTTCGGCGAGAGACCCGGCAAGAAGAAGGGTGAGCCCGAGTCCCCCGAAGGCGAGGAGGACGTAAAGGCTGAAGTAGAAGACGACGAGGAGCCAGCCTTCGAACCCGAGCCCGAGGAGGAAGAGGTCGAAGAAGTCGAGGAGGtcgaggaggaggaggaggaagaagaggaagaagaggaagaggaggaagaggaagaagaatAA
- the LOC123670353 gene encoding troponin T, skeletal muscle isoform X1: protein MSDEEEYSGSEEEEVEEEVPETPAHKQESRPSIAAEDPEFIKRQDQKRSDLDEQLKDYINEWRKQRAKEEDELKRLKEKQAKRKVSRAEEEKRLAQKKKEEEERRIREIEEKKQRDIEEKRQRLEEAEKKRQAMLQAMKDASKTGPNFTIQKKNENFGLSNAQLERNKTKEQLEEEKKISLSIRIKPLNIEGLSVDKLRQKAVELWDCIVKLETEKYDLEERQKRQDYDLKELKERQKQQLRHKALKKGLDPEALTGKHPPKIQVASKYERRVDTRSYDDKKKLFEGGYDTIAAEVLEKTWKERMDEFMNRTRTRLPKWFGERPGKKKGEPESPEGEEDVKAEVEDDEEPAFEPEPEEEEVEEVEEVEEEEEEEEEEEEEEEEEEE, encoded by the exons ATGTCTGACGAGGAGGAATACTC TGGCTCCGAGGAGGAGGAAGTTGAAGAAGAAGTCCCGGAGAC ACCCGCTCACAAACAGGA GAGTAGACCGTCGATCGC gGCTGAGGACCCAGAATTCATCAAG CGTCAAGACCAGAAGCGGTCGGACTTGGACGAACAACTGAAGGACTACATCAACGAATGGCGTAAACAGCGGGCCAAGGAAGAAGATGAGCTCAAACGCCTCAAGGAGAAGCAGGCCAAGCGCAAG GTATCTCGCGCTGAGGAAGAGAAGCGCCTCGCTCAGAAGAAGaaggaagaagaagaaagaaggaTCCGTGAGATTGAGGAGAAGAAACAACGTGACATCGAAGAGAAGAGGCAGCGGCTCGAGGAAGCCGAAAAGAAGCGCCAGGCTATGCTCCAGGCCATGAAAGATGCAAGCAAAACCGGACCTAACTTCACTATCCAAAAGAAGAATGAAAAC TTCGGCCTTAGCAATGCTCAACTCGAGCGCAACAAGACTAAGGAGCAACTTGAGGAGGAAAAGAAGATCTCACTGTCCATCCGTATCAAGCCCCTTAACATTGAAGGTCTCTCTGTGGACAAACTCAGACAGAAGGCCGTCGAATTATGGGACTGCATTGTCAAACTCGAGACAGAGAAATACGATCTCGAAGAGAGACAAAAGAGACAGGACTACGAC TTAAAAGAGCTCAAAGAAAGACAGAAACAACAGTTGAGGCACAAGGCCCTCAAGAAAGGTCTCGACCCCGAGGCGTTAACAGGCAAGCACCCT CCCAAAATCCAAGTTGCGTCCAAGTATGAGCGACGCGTCGACACACGTTCCTACGACGACAAAAAGAAACTGTTCGAGGGT GGTTACGATACTATAGCAGCTGAGGTTTTGGAAAAGACATGGAAAGAGAGGATGGACGAGTTCATGAACCGCACGAGAA CGAGATTGCCTAAGTGGTTCGGCGAGAGACCCGGCAAGAAGAAGGGTGAGCCCGAGTCCCCCGAAGGCGAGGAGGACGTAAAGGCTGAAGTAGAAGACGACGAGGAGCCAGCCTTCGAACCCGAGCCCGAGGAGGAAGAGGTCGAAGAAGTCGAGGAGGtcgaggaggaggaggaggaagaagaggaagaagaggaagaggaggaagaggaagaagaatAA
- the LOC123670353 gene encoding troponin T, skeletal muscle isoform X3, with protein MSDEEEYSGSEEEEVEEEVPETPAHKQEAEDPEFIKRQDQKRSDLDEQLKDYINEWRKQRAKEEDELKRLKEKQAKRKVSRAEEEKRLAQKKKEEEERRIREIEEKKQRDIEEKRQRLEEAEKKRQAMLQAMKDASKTGPNFTIQKKNENFGLSNAQLERNKTKEQLEEEKKISLSIRIKPLNIEGLSVDKLRQKAVELWDCIVKLETEKYDLEERQKRQDYDLKELKERQKQQLRHKALKKGLDPEALTGKHPPKIQVASKYERRVDTRSYDDKKKLFEGGYDTIAAEVLEKTWKERMDEFMNRTRTRLPKWFGERPGKKKGEPESPEGEEDVKAEVEDDEEPAFEPEPEEEEVEEVEEVEEEEEEEEEEEEEEEEEEE; from the exons ATGTCTGACGAGGAGGAATACTC TGGCTCCGAGGAGGAGGAAGTTGAAGAAGAAGTCCCGGAGAC ACCCGCTCACAAACAGGA gGCTGAGGACCCAGAATTCATCAAG CGTCAAGACCAGAAGCGGTCGGACTTGGACGAACAACTGAAGGACTACATCAACGAATGGCGTAAACAGCGGGCCAAGGAAGAAGATGAGCTCAAACGCCTCAAGGAGAAGCAGGCCAAGCGCAAG GTATCTCGCGCTGAGGAAGAGAAGCGCCTCGCTCAGAAGAAGaaggaagaagaagaaagaaggaTCCGTGAGATTGAGGAGAAGAAACAACGTGACATCGAAGAGAAGAGGCAGCGGCTCGAGGAAGCCGAAAAGAAGCGCCAGGCTATGCTCCAGGCCATGAAAGATGCAAGCAAAACCGGACCTAACTTCACTATCCAAAAGAAGAATGAAAAC TTCGGCCTTAGCAATGCTCAACTCGAGCGCAACAAGACTAAGGAGCAACTTGAGGAGGAAAAGAAGATCTCACTGTCCATCCGTATCAAGCCCCTTAACATTGAAGGTCTCTCTGTGGACAAACTCAGACAGAAGGCCGTCGAATTATGGGACTGCATTGTCAAACTCGAGACAGAGAAATACGATCTCGAAGAGAGACAAAAGAGACAGGACTACGAC TTAAAAGAGCTCAAAGAAAGACAGAAACAACAGTTGAGGCACAAGGCCCTCAAGAAAGGTCTCGACCCCGAGGCGTTAACAGGCAAGCACCCT CCCAAAATCCAAGTTGCGTCCAAGTATGAGCGACGCGTCGACACACGTTCCTACGACGACAAAAAGAAACTGTTCGAGGGT GGTTACGATACTATAGCAGCTGAGGTTTTGGAAAAGACATGGAAAGAGAGGATGGACGAGTTCATGAACCGCACGAGAA CGAGATTGCCTAAGTGGTTCGGCGAGAGACCCGGCAAGAAGAAGGGTGAGCCCGAGTCCCCCGAAGGCGAGGAGGACGTAAAGGCTGAAGTAGAAGACGACGAGGAGCCAGCCTTCGAACCCGAGCCCGAGGAGGAAGAGGTCGAAGAAGTCGAGGAGGtcgaggaggaggaggaggaagaagaggaagaagaggaagaggaggaagaggaagaagaatAA
- the LOC123670353 gene encoding troponin T, skeletal muscle isoform X4, which yields MSDEEEYSGSEEEEVEEEVPETPAHKQEAEDPEFIKRQDQKRSDLDEQLKDYINEWRKQRAKEEDELKRLKEKQAKRKVSRAEEEKRLAQKKKEEEERRIREIEEKKQRDIEEKRQRLEEAEKKRQAMLQAMKDASKTGPNFTIQKKNENFGLSNAQLERNKTKEQLEEEKKISLSIRIKPLNIEGLSVDKLRQKAVELWDCIVKLETEKYDLEERQKRQDYDLKELKERQKQQLRHKALKKGLDPEALTGKHPPKIQVASKYERRVDTRSYDDKKKLFEGDLEKLNKDFLEKVWQERADQFGGRQKARLPKWFGERPGKKKGEPESPEGEEDVKAEVEDDEEPAFEPEPEEEEVEEVEEVEEEEEEEEEEEEEEEEEEE from the exons ATGTCTGACGAGGAGGAATACTC TGGCTCCGAGGAGGAGGAAGTTGAAGAAGAAGTCCCGGAGAC ACCCGCTCACAAACAGGA gGCTGAGGACCCAGAATTCATCAAG CGTCAAGACCAGAAGCGGTCGGACTTGGACGAACAACTGAAGGACTACATCAACGAATGGCGTAAACAGCGGGCCAAGGAAGAAGATGAGCTCAAACGCCTCAAGGAGAAGCAGGCCAAGCGCAAG GTATCTCGCGCTGAGGAAGAGAAGCGCCTCGCTCAGAAGAAGaaggaagaagaagaaagaaggaTCCGTGAGATTGAGGAGAAGAAACAACGTGACATCGAAGAGAAGAGGCAGCGGCTCGAGGAAGCCGAAAAGAAGCGCCAGGCTATGCTCCAGGCCATGAAAGATGCAAGCAAAACCGGACCTAACTTCACTATCCAAAAGAAGAATGAAAAC TTCGGCCTTAGCAATGCTCAACTCGAGCGCAACAAGACTAAGGAGCAACTTGAGGAGGAAAAGAAGATCTCACTGTCCATCCGTATCAAGCCCCTTAACATTGAAGGTCTCTCTGTGGACAAACTCAGACAGAAGGCCGTCGAATTATGGGACTGCATTGTCAAACTCGAGACAGAGAAATACGATCTCGAAGAGAGACAAAAGAGACAGGACTACGAC TTAAAAGAGCTCAAAGAAAGACAGAAACAACAGTTGAGGCACAAGGCCCTCAAGAAAGGTCTCGACCCCGAGGCGTTAACAGGCAAGCACCCT CCCAAAATCCAAGTTGCGTCCAAGTATGAGCGACGCGTCGACACACGTTCCTACGACGACAAAAAGAAACTGTTCGAGGGT GACCTAGAAAAACTGAACAAGGACTTCCTTGAGAAGGTGTGGCAAGAAAGAGCCGACCAGTTCGGCGGCAGGCAAAAGG CGAGATTGCCTAAGTGGTTCGGCGAGAGACCCGGCAAGAAGAAGGGTGAGCCCGAGTCCCCCGAAGGCGAGGAGGACGTAAAGGCTGAAGTAGAAGACGACGAGGAGCCAGCCTTCGAACCCGAGCCCGAGGAGGAAGAGGTCGAAGAAGTCGAGGAGGtcgaggaggaggaggaggaagaagaggaagaagaggaagaggaggaagaggaagaagaatAA
- the LOC123670353 gene encoding troponin T, skeletal muscle isoform X2, with translation MSDEEEYSGSEEEEVEEEVPETPAHKQESRPSIAAEDPEFIKRQDQKRSDLDEQLKDYINEWRKQRAKEEDELKRLKEKQAKRKVSRAEEEKRLAQKKKEEEERRIREIEEKKQRDIEEKRQRLEEAEKKRQAMLQAMKDASKTGPNFTIQKKNENFGLSNAQLERNKTKEQLEEEKKISLSIRIKPLNIEGLSVDKLRQKAVELWDCIVKLETEKYDLEERQKRQDYDLKELKERQKQQLRHKALKKGLDPEALTGKHPPKIQVASKYERRVDTRSYDDKKKLFEGDLEKLNKDFLEKVWQERADQFGGRQKARLPKWFGERPGKKKGEPESPEGEEDVKAEVEDDEEPAFEPEPEEEEVEEVEEVEEEEEEEEEEEEEEEEEEE, from the exons ATGTCTGACGAGGAGGAATACTC TGGCTCCGAGGAGGAGGAAGTTGAAGAAGAAGTCCCGGAGAC ACCCGCTCACAAACAGGA GAGTAGACCGTCGATCGC gGCTGAGGACCCAGAATTCATCAAG CGTCAAGACCAGAAGCGGTCGGACTTGGACGAACAACTGAAGGACTACATCAACGAATGGCGTAAACAGCGGGCCAAGGAAGAAGATGAGCTCAAACGCCTCAAGGAGAAGCAGGCCAAGCGCAAG GTATCTCGCGCTGAGGAAGAGAAGCGCCTCGCTCAGAAGAAGaaggaagaagaagaaagaaggaTCCGTGAGATTGAGGAGAAGAAACAACGTGACATCGAAGAGAAGAGGCAGCGGCTCGAGGAAGCCGAAAAGAAGCGCCAGGCTATGCTCCAGGCCATGAAAGATGCAAGCAAAACCGGACCTAACTTCACTATCCAAAAGAAGAATGAAAAC TTCGGCCTTAGCAATGCTCAACTCGAGCGCAACAAGACTAAGGAGCAACTTGAGGAGGAAAAGAAGATCTCACTGTCCATCCGTATCAAGCCCCTTAACATTGAAGGTCTCTCTGTGGACAAACTCAGACAGAAGGCCGTCGAATTATGGGACTGCATTGTCAAACTCGAGACAGAGAAATACGATCTCGAAGAGAGACAAAAGAGACAGGACTACGAC TTAAAAGAGCTCAAAGAAAGACAGAAACAACAGTTGAGGCACAAGGCCCTCAAGAAAGGTCTCGACCCCGAGGCGTTAACAGGCAAGCACCCT CCCAAAATCCAAGTTGCGTCCAAGTATGAGCGACGCGTCGACACACGTTCCTACGACGACAAAAAGAAACTGTTCGAGGGT GACCTAGAAAAACTGAACAAGGACTTCCTTGAGAAGGTGTGGCAAGAAAGAGCCGACCAGTTCGGCGGCAGGCAAAAGG CGAGATTGCCTAAGTGGTTCGGCGAGAGACCCGGCAAGAAGAAGGGTGAGCCCGAGTCCCCCGAAGGCGAGGAGGACGTAAAGGCTGAAGTAGAAGACGACGAGGAGCCAGCCTTCGAACCCGAGCCCGAGGAGGAAGAGGTCGAAGAAGTCGAGGAGGtcgaggaggaggaggaggaagaagaggaagaagaggaagaggaggaagaggaagaagaatAA
- the LOC123670353 gene encoding troponin T, skeletal muscle isoform X6 has translation MSDEEEYSAEDPEFIKRQDQKRSDLDEQLKDYINEWRKQRAKEEDELKRLKEKQAKRKVSRAEEEKRLAQKKKEEEERRIREIEEKKQRDIEEKRQRLEEAEKKRQAMLQAMKDASKTGPNFTIQKKNENFGLSNAQLERNKTKEQLEEEKKISLSIRIKPLNIEGLSVDKLRQKAVELWDCIVKLETEKYDLEERQKRQDYDLKELKERQKQQLRHKALKKGLDPEALTGKHPPKIQVASKYERRVDTRSYDDKKKLFEGDLEKLNKDFLEKVWQERADQFGGRQKARLPKWFGERPGKKKGEPESPEGEEDVKAEVEDDEEPAFEPEPEEEEVEEVEEVEEEEEEEEEEEEEEEEEEE, from the exons ATGTCTGACGAGGAGGAATACTC gGCTGAGGACCCAGAATTCATCAAG CGTCAAGACCAGAAGCGGTCGGACTTGGACGAACAACTGAAGGACTACATCAACGAATGGCGTAAACAGCGGGCCAAGGAAGAAGATGAGCTCAAACGCCTCAAGGAGAAGCAGGCCAAGCGCAAG GTATCTCGCGCTGAGGAAGAGAAGCGCCTCGCTCAGAAGAAGaaggaagaagaagaaagaaggaTCCGTGAGATTGAGGAGAAGAAACAACGTGACATCGAAGAGAAGAGGCAGCGGCTCGAGGAAGCCGAAAAGAAGCGCCAGGCTATGCTCCAGGCCATGAAAGATGCAAGCAAAACCGGACCTAACTTCACTATCCAAAAGAAGAATGAAAAC TTCGGCCTTAGCAATGCTCAACTCGAGCGCAACAAGACTAAGGAGCAACTTGAGGAGGAAAAGAAGATCTCACTGTCCATCCGTATCAAGCCCCTTAACATTGAAGGTCTCTCTGTGGACAAACTCAGACAGAAGGCCGTCGAATTATGGGACTGCATTGTCAAACTCGAGACAGAGAAATACGATCTCGAAGAGAGACAAAAGAGACAGGACTACGAC TTAAAAGAGCTCAAAGAAAGACAGAAACAACAGTTGAGGCACAAGGCCCTCAAGAAAGGTCTCGACCCCGAGGCGTTAACAGGCAAGCACCCT CCCAAAATCCAAGTTGCGTCCAAGTATGAGCGACGCGTCGACACACGTTCCTACGACGACAAAAAGAAACTGTTCGAGGGT GACCTAGAAAAACTGAACAAGGACTTCCTTGAGAAGGTGTGGCAAGAAAGAGCCGACCAGTTCGGCGGCAGGCAAAAGG CGAGATTGCCTAAGTGGTTCGGCGAGAGACCCGGCAAGAAGAAGGGTGAGCCCGAGTCCCCCGAAGGCGAGGAGGACGTAAAGGCTGAAGTAGAAGACGACGAGGAGCCAGCCTTCGAACCCGAGCCCGAGGAGGAAGAGGTCGAAGAAGTCGAGGAGGtcgaggaggaggaggaggaagaagaggaagaagaggaagaggaggaagaggaagaagaatAA
- the LOC123670353 gene encoding troponin T, skeletal muscle isoform X7 — protein MSDEEEYSGSEEEEVEEEVPETPAHKQESRPSIAAEDPEFIKRQDQKRSDLDEQLKDYINEWRKQRAKEEDELKRLKEKQAKRKVSRAEEEKRLAQKKKEEEERRIREIEEKKQRDIEEKRQRLEEAEKKRQAMLQAMKDASKTGPNFTIQKKNENFGLSNAQLERNKTKEQLEEEKKISLSIRIKPLNIEGLSVDKLRQKAVELWDCIVKLETEKYDLEERQKRQDYDLKELKERQKQQLRHKALKKGLDPEALTGKHPPKIQVASKYERRVDTRSYDDKKKLFEGGYDTIAAEVLEKTWKERMDEFMNRTRRPRKTEQGLP, from the exons ATGTCTGACGAGGAGGAATACTC TGGCTCCGAGGAGGAGGAAGTTGAAGAAGAAGTCCCGGAGAC ACCCGCTCACAAACAGGA GAGTAGACCGTCGATCGC gGCTGAGGACCCAGAATTCATCAAG CGTCAAGACCAGAAGCGGTCGGACTTGGACGAACAACTGAAGGACTACATCAACGAATGGCGTAAACAGCGGGCCAAGGAAGAAGATGAGCTCAAACGCCTCAAGGAGAAGCAGGCCAAGCGCAAG GTATCTCGCGCTGAGGAAGAGAAGCGCCTCGCTCAGAAGAAGaaggaagaagaagaaagaaggaTCCGTGAGATTGAGGAGAAGAAACAACGTGACATCGAAGAGAAGAGGCAGCGGCTCGAGGAAGCCGAAAAGAAGCGCCAGGCTATGCTCCAGGCCATGAAAGATGCAAGCAAAACCGGACCTAACTTCACTATCCAAAAGAAGAATGAAAAC TTCGGCCTTAGCAATGCTCAACTCGAGCGCAACAAGACTAAGGAGCAACTTGAGGAGGAAAAGAAGATCTCACTGTCCATCCGTATCAAGCCCCTTAACATTGAAGGTCTCTCTGTGGACAAACTCAGACAGAAGGCCGTCGAATTATGGGACTGCATTGTCAAACTCGAGACAGAGAAATACGATCTCGAAGAGAGACAAAAGAGACAGGACTACGAC TTAAAAGAGCTCAAAGAAAGACAGAAACAACAGTTGAGGCACAAGGCCCTCAAGAAAGGTCTCGACCCCGAGGCGTTAACAGGCAAGCACCCT CCCAAAATCCAAGTTGCGTCCAAGTATGAGCGACGCGTCGACACACGTTCCTACGACGACAAAAAGAAACTGTTCGAGGGT GGTTACGATACTATAGCAGCTGAGGTTTTGGAAAAGACATGGAAAGAGAGGATGGACGAGTTCATGAACCGCACGAGAA GACCTAGAAAAACTGAACAAGGACTTCCTTGA